In one Streptomyces sp. T12 genomic region, the following are encoded:
- a CDS encoding peroxiredoxin, translating into MLTVGDKFPEFELTACVSLEKGKEFETINHKTYEGKWKIVFAWPKDFTFVCPTEIAAFGKLNEEFADRDAQVLGFSGDSEFVHHAWRKDHDDLRDLPFPMMADSKHELMRDLGIEGEDGFAKRAVFIVDQNNEIQFSMVTAGSVGRNPKEVLRVLDALQTDELCPCNWSKGEDTLDPVKLLAGE; encoded by the coding sequence GTGCTCACTGTCGGTGACAAGTTCCCCGAGTTCGAACTGACCGCCTGCGTCTCGCTGGAGAAGGGCAAGGAGTTCGAGACGATCAACCACAAGACCTACGAGGGCAAGTGGAAGATCGTCTTCGCCTGGCCGAAGGACTTCACCTTCGTCTGCCCGACCGAGATCGCGGCCTTCGGCAAGCTGAACGAGGAGTTCGCCGACCGCGACGCGCAGGTCCTCGGCTTCTCCGGCGACTCGGAGTTCGTGCACCACGCCTGGCGCAAGGACCACGACGACCTGCGTGACCTGCCGTTCCCGATGATGGCCGACTCCAAGCACGAGCTGATGCGCGACCTCGGCATCGAGGGCGAGGACGGCTTCGCCAAGCGTGCCGTCTTCATCGTCGACCAGAACAACGAGATCCAGTTCTCCATGGTGACCGCCGGCTCCGTCGGCCGTAACCCCAAGGAGGTCCTGCGGGTCCTGGACGCCCTGCAGACGGACGAGCTGTGCCCGTGCAACTGGAGCAAGGGCGAGGACACCCTGGACCCGGTCAAGCTGCTTGCCGGAGAGTGA